In Rhinolophus ferrumequinum isolate MPI-CBG mRhiFer1 chromosome 8, mRhiFer1_v1.p, whole genome shotgun sequence, the DNA window aaagtaaacaaatatgAATCCCCTACCACTAAGCAGCTCACATCTTTCACTTTCATGTTTGAGAAGCtatgagaaacaaaactaaattatGAATAAGGCAATGCATTCCACTATTTACCCCTAGTTTGGGATTATTTACACTTCCACTTTCAGGGAAGCATCCCACAGAAGCATATCTGTAAGGGTTTGAGAGGTAGTGACAAACATGTACTCACTTCTACAGTCCCTTGAATCATCTCTACATGAAATCACCAAGGACTCACATTTAAACTCTACTCCTTTTAACACTTGCATAAGTGGAAAATGAAGATTGCCAATTTTTTCACTACTACATCATGAAAGAACTTGGACCACCTCCTTTCCAGCTTGTGTAATTGTCTTAAGGGAGAACTAAATGCTAGAGGAGATTAACCTTAAGGTCCACATAAGTAACTCGATGAGAAGAGAAGCTGGAGACCTATCTGTCAATGAAGTTGCACTACTTTAGAAAATACAGTTAGTCATGGATTCCCcaggaaaccaaaacaaaacatttatttttggctctaaaataaaattataggtatAACAGATGTGAAAGTACTTTGGAAAAGTAGTTAAAGCACGAGAAAAATGTGAAGGCTTATGATAGAAATGATCCTTCTGCCCCCTTCTCAAAATGCTACATTATAGTTTGCATGAAAAAAACTGGTAGTAACAAAATGCATTATTAAATAAGAGTGGGTAGGTAGGGGATAATTTAAGAGTGATGGGTATTATAATTAAGAAGTAGCaaaagacgtcatcaaaatggcagcatgaggtgagcctctgtaaagatCCCCtcgaatttacaactaatcgaacaacagtaactccacaaaggactccctgcacagcagacaggcaagacgaagagaaccactactgaattcacctaaagggaCTGGCTGGAGGAGGGCTGTAAGTACAGGAAGATGATTGCACCATGGAAGATGGAGACTGTGGTGAGATGGGACGCACAAGTGGAGAAGGCTTTCTTCTGTCCTTCAGCAGAATGCATCTTTTGAATGGCAATGTATATGAATAGGTAAGAGATGAGGATGACCAGGAGAGTGGAAAAGACATTGAAGCCAATGACAAAGAAAACGACTGACTTGCTGATGCGTGTGTTGGAGCATGAGAGAGCCAGGAGTGGGGGAATGTTGCAGAAAAAATGATTAATCGCATTAGAACCACAGAAGGAGAATCTAAAGTTGTCTGCTGTGTGGATGGAAGCATTGAGGAAACCACAGACATCGGAGCCAATAgccaggagggcacacacacttGCTGTCATGGTGGTGGTGTAATGAAGAGGTCTACAGACAGCTGCATGGTGGTCATAGACCATGCAGGCCAGGAGGTAGAACTCGACCGTGGCAAAACCCACAAAGAAGAACTGGACAGCACATCCATTGTAGGAGATGACTTTGTTCCCTGACTGCAATGCAGCCACCATCTTAGGAGCTACGGCTGATGAATCACCCAGGTCTGCAAAGGAGAGGTTGCTGAGGAAGAAGTACGTCAGAGCGTGAAGATGGGAGTCTGAGTGGATGATTGCCATCCTTCCCCCATTTCCAGCCAGAGTGAGGAGGTAGGTGAACAAaagcagcaggaggaggggaaCCTGAAGATTGGGGTCATCAGTTAATCCCAAGAGGGTGAACTCTGTCGCTTCTGTGCTATTCTCCATTGGGATCAACTTCAATTTAGCCTGGTGATTAAAGAAGAGAAGCCAAAGCAAAGCAGATGAAAGTATAAGAGGACTGATGGGATGATAGTCctcttggggaaggggagaatttCCCCCTTTATCCTTCTTTAGTTCTTACAGCTGGATTAATAATACAATACCAAAAATGAcacacaattagaaaaaaaaaaaagacttagcATACTTTGGTAGGAttacctaaatttatttttttcagtgatttttattttgggtACTTAAGAAtgatattttctttcccttgggAACACAGAGATTAATATAGGTTAATTCTATTTGCATCTTGCTGAGTGTTCCAAGACTGCTCATGCGGGATCAGGAATCAAGCACAAATGAATTCATACAAAGCCCTTCTTTCCTGGGTCTATACTCATTTCTGAGTTCTTACACATAGATGAAAGTTAAAATTCAATTCTAGGTGGGTAAAAAAGACTGCTGTTCCAACTTCAGaattctttgtgggttttttgtttttgtttttgttttttagcatctGTTAAATGATTTAGGAAAACAGTACTTCTCCATGTGCTCAGTCCTTATTtcctaagtaaatatttttattagattgaGGAATCTACATGTACCGGTCTAAAACTGTGTTGTATACTCTCGGGAGTATACAAGGAGCCAAAATTAACCCCAAATTGGAATTTACTAATCTTCTGGCATCTGTCAAATTACATACAGGTATAACCAACTACTACTGATCTGGATAATAAGAAAGAATGAGTTTGGTGGGTTCAGAGTAATGATACCCACAATTTATAATATGTTGATTTTGTGGTGCCTGTAGGTCTTTCAAGTGAAGATGTCTAATAGTGAGCTGGATATATAGTTCTGGTTGTCCAGAAAGATATCTGTGCCAAAGATAAAGATCTGGTACACACTAATACATGGGTACTATGTTGTATGTATAAGTGGGAGTAACTAAAATGAGTTATGGGATAAAGTAAGGAGTAGAGGATGGAACCCTGggaaaatcaacatttaaaaggCAATTGAGAACAATcctataaaaaaagaacatgttagTTTGGGTTTTCCAAGATACGGACTGAATTAGATGTGCAAGAGATTTACTGGGGAGAACATTTGTAAAAGATAGAAGGGAGAGTGAAAAGGAGTAGGATGGGCGAGATCTCAAACCAAGATGTGGATCTGACACctgtaaaaggagaaacagaagaaagcatATGATAGGAAGAGACTTATATTGCAatgcatttgtcaaaaaaaaaaaaaaaaaaattgaccagaCCAATGGGAAGTCCCTAAGCAAAGATTATCTTTCAGATGAGTCCTCTGCAGGCAGGATTGGGTGGGCAGTAGGACCTCTACCATGCTCAGTCATTAACTGAGAACAGTGCAGGAGGAGTGTGAATTTGGTACAAATGTGGTGATGAATCCAAAGGCACAGCAGCTAGGGCTGTCAGTCTTGTGGGCTTCCTGAAGcaaaatttcttaaagaaaatctgAGAGGCAGATCTTAGAAATATGAGAGCAACTAGAAAGAATGGTGATACCAAAGTCACAAACAGGAAGTTGTATATATCACACAATTGTGAAGGGAAATGATGGATAAAtcattttaaactacaaatttgTGCCTGAGACTTTCCTCTGTGAAATCTGTAGTTAATAGTCATGTGCAAAAATGTGCATAATTGGAGGCAACGTTAATATTGGAGAAAACATACTTCGGGAGAAGATGATGGATTGGCTTTAAAGTTTGGAACAATTTATAATCTTCAAAGGCGCACTTTGagttgatttgaaatattttgtacttGAATTTCTTAATGGAGTTAATTAATCACCTCTGATTTCTTTGCAAACACAGCACCAACCAGAAACAACATAGCCAAATAGTACAAGTAGAAATGAAGGGCTATCACACCTACATATTTAGTGGTGAGAACTTTAATGCTTTTTATAACCACAGCGGCTCAATTTCTATATTACCTTTCTTTGGGGATTTTAAAGTTATCACCTTTGGCTGTCAGCCTCATGGATTTATTCCTGAAAAACATGAGTACACATCTCAAAATCTCTGCCTAGATGCACATAACTGTCAACCAATGAACCAGAAGCAAGGATCCACTTTCAGAAGTACTTTGGGATGTGTCCATCATGTAAGAACTACAACACAGATATGGAATTAAAAGAGGGCAAGGAGAGGGTGGGGAAAATCTCTATTTATTTCCCCCTTGGTAGGGTCACTCTGATCTACCAAGCTGAGTGATGACTTTCCCCAAGACTTTAGAGTGTGATTGCTCCACATAGAAGGGAGGCAgattgtgggtgtgtgtggaaAGTCCAAGATGGAAACCACAAAAGGTGAGATGGCTAAGTCCTGGGGTGGAAAAAAGAGAGGGGATAAGGCAGACTAAGACTATCAGTTCCATGAAGGTGGGCCTcatgtctatttttgcttttattttatcacCAGCCCAGTGCTGACCTATGGGTAGAAATCAATAACTTGCAAGTCTCATGTTCAAAATTAAATGGATTTTGTTCTCAATTTGACTCATGTTTTAAATCTAATTTCTTCAATTGTACAGTACAGGAGAGCTCAAATTGTACAGTACAGGAGAGCACCACTTTCTATGGTTTACCCCGCAGAGGTTAGCCTTGTTCTGGAAACAGTATAGATGTTTAAGGACTATTTGATGGAATTGTACTGTTAAACAGTTTTAATGTGGTTTAACCTCTGAGATGTTTAGTTTCCATAATGTGATCACTATTGATATCCCCTTTTGTTTCTGGATGATAAATGTCCAGTCCTGACTGTTGAGGAGAAAGTCTTCTGCATTCTTCAGTGTCTAATAGTTTTGACACTTCTCTTTACAACTCTGAAGGAAAGAGGGGTGGCTCAGATCATCTTATTAAAATCAAAACTGCCTCTTCATATGTATCTGACTGGAAATAACAGACAATTGATAGATTTTTCCATATGAAgtagatatatattaaaaaacattcCAGAATAAGATAAATATGGGTCCCCACATCCACCATAATCAGACTTCTGGTTGGCATCCATTCCTCTGGGTTTATAGGCTTGCTCTTAAAATCACCACTTTAAtagaataatatttacattttttaaatttccaggatatgttgatttttaaaaattagaacaattGTATGATTAATATCTAaatagaaaacactttaaaaagataCAGCATTACAGTAatctctatttccatttttctaaaaataaaaaagtctgtAGACACATACACATTAGGGAAACGTTATATgccatataaatgtatgtattatatatacatatatacatatgcatacaaaaaatacatacatatacacatagcataaaattacAATACACTTCTGAATACAAGCAAGGGTTTCAAAACTCCGAAAATATGGTTATGAATATAGATTGTGCTTAGCTTGTTCTTATTTTTGACACTGGCAGAGCTTCAGAATTCTTAAAGCTGAAAgtcatcatttttgttatttcacaATTATTAAACATATGAAATTGGAATGCTTTTAGAGATGTATGTAATGATGAAAACAGGTAAAGCCATTAAGCTTCAATAAGTTTATTAAAGTGTTTATAGATCAAGGTGACTTTATTCTGAGCTTAATTCAGGTATAGAGATGACATCAGTAATCCATCTGAATTGTCCATTACTCCtaatactaaaaaggaaaaaaagaaaaaaagtaagaaaaagctAATGAAATTTATAATGAAACCAACACTGAGAAACAACTTGAGGCAGAAGAAATGTATAAGTTTAtgcaaaagttttctttttaggaaGACTTTCAGATTTTcgaagataaaataatattggttACATGTGCATTTCTTCACAATGATCAGATATTCCCCATTTACTTGTTGTAGACATTTCCATAGTCATCAAATTGAACATGCAAGTTTGAGTTACTTCTAAACTTCCACATTATattaaggggagaaaaaaagaagttgcaAAGCAGAATGAGTAGTACAATTCCTTTTATGttgcaaaaatatgttttatattgttaATAACATAGATATATATCTACACATGTATAGTTCTGTATACATTAATATGtcaggaataaaatattaaatttacttAATAGTGGTTAATCCTGAGGTGGAGGTTTGTGAGAGGTGATGGAACACTTTGTAATTTGTTCTACCTTTCAGTATTCTGAAATTGTTAATCATGTAttccattgcttttatttaaaaagtcaacaagGACTCCAGGCCTTATAAGAAATCTTGTAAGATAGAGAAGTTTGGTTTCtagcattgtttaaaaataatttttctttttgataaattcTAATTGTTctcataaatcttttttaaattgttgtttctCCCTTAAACTGATTGTAACGTGGGTTATGTATAGGGAGTTTGAAAGATCTCTCATTAGGCAGAGTAAGAGTAAGATTTGTGAAGGAGATCACTGAAAAGTAAGGGTATTGACAGATTTAGGGAGATGGAACAGAGGTTCAAGGAGAAAAGAAGGCTTCTGGAATAATGTGGAaagttcctcctcctcctcgtgaCACCAGAAATGACTAAGAATGTACCATCGATGAGTTGGCCTCTCAGAGAACAATGAGGGTTGAAGGTGcatcatatatttttctcagaTGGGAGGCCATTGAGCTTTCTAGTGGAGGCTAGAGAGTTGGCATATCAGGGAAAGCAGGAAATTTAGCAAAGTTTCCTCCGAAGATAATGATAAATTCAGACAAATActtagagaagaaaacatatgtgGTAAACATGGTGGATTAAATACCTAGATCACTACACTTCCTCAAGACACcattaaaatgctaataaatgGCAGACAAGGGTTAGAAGTCCTTTAAAATGAGAAGATAAGAGCAGACAAgagctatattaattttttgaagcAAGAAACTGGATGGAAGTTTGCAGAACATAAAGTTGAATACCAAGTGGCTGCGAAGAGGACTCCAATGACAAGCAAACTTACTCATGATGCAGAATTCCAGAAAGACTCAAGAATTGGAGGCCCCATTTAATGATGACATCCAATGTGAGGTGTGGGATTGAGTTTGTTTGTATGTCTATATAAAGAGAGAATTAGAACCTGCTCATCCCGGCAACTGCAGGAGTCTGAGGAGCATTCCATCATATGGATACCCCACGCCCATGTTCAGAAGTTCTGACTTAAGTTAGTCTGAATGGCATCTAGGTAAGCATAGTTTTAAAAGCTCCTGAGATGATTATGACTTGCAACCAGGAGGGGGAACTACTGCTCCCATACAAACTGACCGTTGTTTAGAAAAGCAAACAGGCTATAAATGTAGGGAGCTTTCCCGTCTTATAGTAGTGAGctagaaagaaaagcattttactgtctaggttttcttttccttggtcaTCCTGCCTCCAGTCCCACCTATTAGAGGCAATGTGACTTTCCCTCAGCTAATCATTACAACACTGAGTCAGTCTCCAGATAGTGCAACCTGAACCTAGCAGAAGAGGATATTGTAGGTCAGACATGTTTTACATattaaggaaaaagcaaaacaaacaaacaaaaaaaacagcatCACTTTCATGCACCATTGAATGACAATcttgaaaccatttttttctcttgtttacaCATGACTCTGTGCCTTATGATAAAAACAGACagttcaaaagaaagaaacagcacaGGTGGTCAAAGAGTTAGATGCCCTTTGGTGTTGATTTTGACACCCAGATTGCtgcatttaaaattaagcatGCAGGATTTTCATGTCATGTGTTTTCATAGCATGAGAgcaattttgattattataagaCAATATTGCCCTGAAAATAGAAGGATGTCCCATAGAATGGAGGCAAACGAGGATTTAGAATTCTTGTAGGTTGTCCTGTCAGTACTAATTTGAGTGCTAAAGTTCCATTTGCAAACCTAAGTAAATAGGAATGTAGACAGCTTGAGCAAGATGAAATTGTGACATTGCCCAAAGGAACATGCTGATCAGGGAGCACTCACCATGAATTTGAATCAAAAGCATCTGCTACAACTTTAACTCTGCTTCATGCTGTTGGGACCGGATGGTGAAAAGGAAGCTTTAACTTGTGACACCTGGGATGGAGGGCAGAGTGCCATACACTAGCCATTCTCATAGCCTCTCCAGATTTTTGCAGCACGTTGGGGCTTGTGTGAGACAATGACTACATCTAATTCCTTTGCAGCTGCCAATCACAGTGGGCACTGGCAAATTCGGATTCCTGAATTCATCAgcagcaataaatatttattgcatgtttAGCGAGCACCTTGGTAGCAAGACTGAATTTGCACTAAATTTGAGTAGAAAATGTCttcttatttagaaaatacacataaagGCACATGACAGAATTCTTTCCCAAAGAAATGATAAATAGCTGCTTATATAATAAAAAGCCTCCAAACCTAATGCCACCCAGGGTCTTTGATTGAATGAAAACCTATTGTAGGCACAGAGAGAAAGACTTCCTTTGGATCTGAGGATTTGGGCCCTATGTAAATCCCACAGTATTATCTCAGCTAGCTAAGGCTCTCTGCTTGAGTAGACAGCCTAAGAAAGTGGCAAAGTGGTATTGTTTGGACTTctaaagttttagttttatagaAACCACCTGAGGCAGGACAGAGTGTCAAAGGGAACAGACGTGCCTTCCTACATACACGGGCAAGGTTTAGCTTCAGGGGATATCACAAAAAGTTTCAACGAGCACTGATCCAGGAGAGCTAACCAAGTTGAAGAGTGGAATTCATGCTACTTATCCACACTCCCCAGGGGCGATGGAAGCAAAGCCTTCATATGCAGACATAGGCAAGAGTTAAATAAaaaagtctcttctctcctaacaGTTTCCAAGTCTCTTTTCCCTTACAGTCTGTGTCCAGAGCTGCAaggaatacaaaataatattttcccttttgctgTTAGACTATACGtatgaggaaaaaagagaaactgcctcagtaaatttatttatttattgttgttcTATC includes these proteins:
- the LOC117026348 gene encoding olfactory receptor 1444-like; this encodes MENSTEATEFTLLGLTDDPNLQVPLLLLLLFTYLLTLAGNGGRMAIIHSDSHLHALTYFFLSNLSFADLGDSSAVAPKMVAALQSGNKVISYNGCAVQFFFVGFATVEFYLLACMVYDHHAAVCRPLHYTTTMTASVCALLAIGSDVCGFLNASIHTADNFRFSFCGSNAINHFFCNIPPLLALSCSNTRISKSVVFFVIGFNVFSTLLVILISYLFIYIAIQKMHSAEGQKKAFSTCASHLTTVSIFHGAIIFLYLQPSSSQSL